One Thioclava sp. ES.031 genomic window, CTGATGCCCGCCCTCTTCGAGCATCTTCAGCACGCGTTGGGTCGGCTCTGCCTCGATCCAGTCTCCGGTCAGTTTCATTCCGCCATCCGGTCCGCCAATGAGCGCAATATACGCGCGGTGGCGCCCCAGATGTAATAGGGCCCGTAAGGCGCCACGAAATAGCTGCGCCGGGAGCCGCGCCAGCGGCGCGATTCGACGCGGAAATTCCCGGGCGTGATATGCGAGAGCGGCACGGTGAACGCCTCGGCCACCTCGCCCGCTTCGGGGATGACCTCGAAGGGCGTGTGAATGCGGGCCAGCACCGGCGTTACCAGAAAGGACGTCACGGTCTCATGCGGATCGAGCGTGCCCAGCACCTCGACATGGGCATGGGGCAGGCCGATCTCTTCCTGCGCCTCGCGCAGAGCCGCGCCGACCGGGCCTTCGTCATCTGGATCGACCTTGCCGCCGGGAAAGGCGATCTGGCCGGGGTGATGGCGCAGATGCGAGCTGCGCTTCGTCAGATGCAGGCGCGGCTCCGGCCCGAAGGTGTCGAAGGCGACGAGAACGCCCGCAGGCCGCAGCTTGCGGCCCTCGGGCAGGATCACTTCCGGGTTCAGATCGTAATCCGAAGAGGGCCGCCCCGGTCGCGCCAAGGCGTCGAGAACCGGGGCGAGAGGATCACTCATTCGTTCCCTCGTCTCCCGCTTCGCGCAGCGATCCGTCGGGGTTCTTCTGCGCCTCGAAGCCGAGCGTCAGCGGATCGAAAATGTAATGCGCGCCGCAGAACTGGCAGTCCGCGGTGACCGTGCCCTCATCGGTGGTCATATGCGCGATGTCGCGCGCCGAGTAGATCGAGAGCGACTGACGCACACGATCGGCAGAACAGGTGCAGCCGAACTCGACCCGCTGCGGATCGAAGACGCGCGGCGCTTCCTCGTGGAACAGGCGCACCAGCAACTCGGTCGGCTGCACGGTCGGACCGATTAGCTCCATATCCTCGACCGTGTCGAGCAGGATATTGGCGCGGGCCCAGTTCTCGCCTTCCTCGCCTTCGAGAATGTCGTCGGCGGTCAGCAGACCCTGATCGCCCGAGCCTTCCTGAGCGACGAAGGGCGAGGCCGGAGGCATATGCTGCAGCATCACGCCGCCCGCACGCCAGCTTTCGCCCTGTCCGGG contains:
- a CDS encoding CoA pyrophosphatase, producing the protein MSDPLAPVLDALARPGRPSSDYDLNPEVILPEGRKLRPAGVLVAFDTFGPEPRLHLTKRSSHLRHHPGQIAFPGGKVDPDDEGPVGAALREAQEEIGLPHAHVEVLGTLDPHETVTSFLVTPVLARIHTPFEVIPEAGEVAEAFTVPLSHITPGNFRVESRRWRGSRRSYFVAPYGPYYIWGATARILRSLADRMAE